The following coding sequences are from one Nicotiana tabacum cultivar K326 chromosome 1, ASM71507v2, whole genome shotgun sequence window:
- the LOC107775431 gene encoding D-xylose-proton symporter-like 3, chloroplastic isoform X2: MASTSLQPLYNPTLSLSKPPLLSLSKKQIFTARSLNQYTRRNCSFMARNNERQLPLLPLGRLRLKVSASSGEEAQSNNAESAYLEEFSWSSVILPFLFPALGGLLFGYDIGATSGATISLQSAELSGTTWYNFSAVQLGLVVSGSLYGALIGSILAYPFADFLGRRRELIIAALLYAAGGSLTAYAPGLGALLLGRLVYGLGIGLAMHGAPLYIAETCPSQIRGTLISLKELAIVLGILLGYFVGSYEINVVGGWRYMFGLSAPIALLMGLGMWSLPPSPRWLLLRAIQSKGPLQGYKEKAIGALSKLRGRPAGDKVSEKQIEDTIISLKTAYSDEEAEGNFLEVFQGPSLKAFIIGGGLVLFQQITGQPSVLYYAGSILQSAGFSAAADAARVSVVIGIFKSLMTAVAVLKADDLGRRPLLIGGVSGIALSLFLLSAYYKFLGSFPFVAVAALLLYVGCYQ, encoded by the exons ATGGCTTCCACTAGTCTTCAACCTTTGTACAATCCCACATTATCACTCTCAAAACCACCATTGCTGAGTCTGTCGAAGAAGCAAATTTTCACTGCTAGGAGCCTAAATCAATATACAAGAAGAAATTGCTCATTCATGGCAAGGAACAATGAAAGACAATTGCCATTACTGCCTCTTGGCAGGCTCAGACTGAAG GTTTCGGCATCTTCAGGAGAAGAAGCTCAGTCGAATAATGCTGAATCGGCGTATCTAGAGGAATTCAGTTGGTCTTCTGTTATTTTGCC ATTTCTCTTCCCGGCCCTAGGCGGTTTATTATTTGGCTATGATATAGGTGCAACCTCAGGTGCTACCATCTCATTGCAG TCAGCTGAGCTTAGTGGAACGACTTGGTACAACTTCTCTGCTGTTCAGCTTGGTCTTGTG GTCAGTGGTTCCCTTTATGGAGCTCTTATTGGCTCCATACTTGCCTACCCATTCGCTGATTTCTTAG GGAGGAGGAGGGAACTGATCATAGCAGCCCTTTTATATGCGGCTGGTGGGTCACTAACTGCCTATGCTCCAGGACTAGGGGCACTTTTGTTGGGCCGGCTTGTTTATGGGCTTGGAATTGGTTTG GCAATGCATGGAGCACCTCTATATATAGCAGAGACTTGTCCATCCCAAATCAGAGGAACATTAATCTCTTTAAAGGAGCTGGCAATAGTACTGGGTATTTTG CTGGGTTATTTTGTAGGTAGCTATGAAATTAATGTCGTAGGAGGGTGGCGTTACATGTTTGGATTAAGTGCTCCAATTGCTTTACTTATGGGACTTGGCATGTGGAGTCTCCCTCCCTCTCCCAGATGGTTACTTCTGAGGGCAATTCAAAGTAAAGGGCCACTGCAGGGATACAAAGAGAAGGCCATTGGTGCATTGAGCAAACTAAGAGGCCGCCCTGCTGGTGACAAAGTATCTGAAAAACAAATAGAAGATACGATTATCTCATTGAAAACTGCCTACTCAGATGAAGAAGCTGAAGGAAATTTTCTGGAGGTATTTCAGGGGCCAAGCTTGAAAGCATTTATAATTGGCGGAGGTTTGGTCCTTTTTCAACAG ATAACTGGGCAGCCAAGCGTTCTATATTATGCTGGTTCAATTCTTCAG AGTGCTGGTTTTTCTGCGGCTGCGGATGCTGCTCGAGTTTCAGTCGTTATTGGTATATTTAAG TCACTAATGACGGCAGTTGCTGTCCTAAAAGCTGATGACCTTGGGAGAAGGCCATTGTTAATTGGAGGAGTCAGTGGAATT GCCCTATCGCTGTTTCTTCTTTCAGCTTATTATAAATTTCTTGGGAGTTTTCCttttgttgctgttgctgctcTGCTTCTCTATGTGGGATGTTACCAG